A genomic window from Bos javanicus breed banteng chromosome 13, ARS-OSU_banteng_1.0, whole genome shotgun sequence includes:
- the LOC133258777 gene encoding uncharacterized protein LOC133258777, which produces MNAEFQRIARRDKKAFLSDQCKEMEENNRMGKTRDLFKKIRDTKGTFHAKMGSIKDRNGMDLTKAEDIKKRWQEYTEELYKKDLHDPDNHDGVITHLEPNILECEVKWALEIITMNKASGGDGIPVELFQILKDDAVKVLHSICQQIWKTQQWPQDWKRSVFIPIPKKGNAKECSHYCTIALISHASKVMLKILQARLQQYVNRELPDVQAGFRKGRGTRDQIANICWIMEKAREFQKNIYFCFIDYAKAFDCVDHNKLWKILKGQELSSPGFPTSQAAGTAASGGVLGRDRQGPPICVVIREEVQGSREYGSMVVGVNVLGQPEC; this is translated from the exons atgaatgcagagttccaaagaatagcgagaagagataagaaagccttcctcagcgatcaatgcaaagaaatggaggaaaacaacagaatgggaaagactagagatctcttcaagaaaattagagataccaagggaacatttcatgcaaagatgggctcgataaaggacagaaatggtatggacctaacaaaagcagaagatattaagaagaggtggcaagaatacacagaagaactgtacaaaaaagatcttcacgacccagataatcacgatggtgtgatcactcatctagagccaaacatcctggaatgtgaagtcaagtgggccttagaaatcatcactatgaacaaagctagtggaggtgatggaattccagttgagctattccaaatcctgaaagatgatgctgtgaaagtgctgcactcaatatgccagcaaatttggaaaactcagcagtggccacaggactggaaaaggtcagttttcattccaatcccaaagaaaggcaatgccaaagaatgctcacactactgcacaattgcactcatctcacacgctagtaaagtaatgctcaaaattctccaagccaggcttcagcaatatgtgaaccgtgaacttcctgatgttcaagctggttttagaaaaggcagaggaaccagagatcaaattgccaacatctgctggatcatggaaaaagcaagagagttccagaaaaacatctatttttgctttattgactatgccaaagcctttgactgtgtggatcacaataaactgtggaaaattctgaaag GGCAGGAACTGTCCTCACCAGGGTTTCCCACCTCGCAGGCAGCTGGGACTGCCGCCTCAGGAGGTGTGCTGGGTAGAGACAGACAGGGTCCTCCCATCTGTGTTGTCATCAGGGAGGAGGTGCAGGGCAGCAGAGAATATGGGAGCATGGTGGTGGGTGTGAATGTGTTGGGGCAGCCTGAATGCTGA